In Oreochromis niloticus isolate F11D_XX linkage group LG5, O_niloticus_UMD_NMBU, whole genome shotgun sequence, a single window of DNA contains:
- the tmem167b gene encoding protein kish-B codes for MTNVYSFDGILVFGLLFICTCAYLKKVPRLNNWLLSEKKGVWGVFYKAAVIGTRLHIAVAVSCLAMAFYIVFLK; via the exons ATGACAAATG TTTATTCATTCGATGGCATCCTCGTCTTCGGGCTGCTTTTTATCTGCACTTGTGCATACCTCAAAAAGGTGCCTCGCCTCAACAACTGGCTGCTGTCAGAGAAAAAAGGAGTGTGGGGTGTGTTCTACAAAG CTGCAGTAATTGGGACAAGGCTTCACATCGCTGTGGCAGTATCTTGCCTGGCCATGGCCTTCTACATTGTCTTCTTAAAATGA